In Chryseobacterium turcicum, a single window of DNA contains:
- a CDS encoding toxin-antitoxin system YwqK family antitoxin translates to MVLKQPQKIRVNFDSLEYVSNTSQEILGYNGQLFTGYAVLDYFADRNVSYEKEYRDGEVMGWINEYYPNGNLMSEKLCVWDSRNSILLNEYDQTGNLIKSMKMLTQEMYNESVNKFNLLV, encoded by the coding sequence ATGGTACTAAAACAACCACAAAAAATAAGAGTAAATTTTGATAGTTTAGAATATGTATCGAATACATCACAAGAGATTTTAGGTTATAACGGACAACTATTTACAGGATATGCTGTATTAGATTATTTTGCAGATCGAAATGTATCATATGAAAAAGAGTATAGAGATGGAGAGGTAATGGGTTGGATCAATGAATATTATCCAAATGGAAATTTAATGAGTGAAAAGCTTTGTGTTTGGGATTCTAGAAATTCAATATTATTAAATGAATATGATCAAACCGGAAATCTAATTAAATCAATGAAGATGTTAACTCAAGAGATGTATAATGAGTCTGTTAATAAATTTAATTTGTTAGTATAG
- a CDS encoding DUF2931 family protein produces the protein MKDKLTVLNWLCMILFLSILMSSCQKTKYQWEAGISAPKYYPAGNIRVNFDNASNGSTFSIDPGWGQTYGAVVGEKWKSVPKEVFIHYSSGAENYTYEGKVLLPQEKIRDLFNKYSLDDKDNLGHLVIGMAPGGWIRVWFQTIDHKTDNLVNIEVAKAKLRGSYDNTADERYKVKNFENWGKYYTYWQHHGIPYEAWANNEKEYNMYFDFNNPNKRKVEFSYTSQDGTFEQGIGIWKKFRRKLPCEFELGWRDKAKETFYCSKFTMPKSFKSFVEKKELNTIVFKLEIDDNDQDATLYLVTNNTKERILKFKNKQPTEEEKKNNEYTYTTEVEYFIP, from the coding sequence ATGAAAGACAAACTTACAGTCCTAAACTGGCTGTGTATGATACTCTTCCTTAGTATACTGATGTCTTCATGTCAGAAAACAAAATATCAATGGGAGGCGGGTATTTCGGCTCCCAAATATTATCCTGCAGGAAATATAAGAGTTAATTTCGATAATGCAAGCAATGGAAGCACTTTCAGTATTGATCCAGGTTGGGGGCAAACTTATGGTGCGGTAGTTGGAGAGAAATGGAAAAGTGTACCGAAAGAAGTTTTTATACATTACAGCAGTGGTGCAGAAAATTACACTTACGAAGGAAAGGTATTACTCCCACAAGAAAAGATAAGGGATTTATTTAATAAATACAGTCTTGATGACAAAGATAATTTAGGACATTTAGTGATAGGTATGGCACCTGGAGGCTGGATAAGAGTTTGGTTTCAAACGATAGATCATAAAACGGATAATTTGGTAAACATAGAAGTGGCTAAGGCCAAGTTAAGGGGATCCTATGATAATACAGCTGATGAAAGATATAAAGTAAAAAATTTCGAAAACTGGGGTAAGTATTACACTTACTGGCAGCATCATGGTATTCCTTATGAAGCATGGGCAAATAATGAAAAGGAATACAATATGTACTTTGATTTTAATAATCCCAATAAAAGAAAAGTAGAATTTAGTTATACTTCACAGGATGGAACATTTGAGCAAGGGATAGGAATATGGAAAAAATTCCGTAGAAAACTACCTTGCGAATTTGAATTGGGTTGGCGTGATAAAGCAAAAGAAACTTTCTATTGTTCCAAATTTACTATGCCAAAAAGTTTTAAAAGTTTTGTAGAAAAAAAGGAGTTAAATACAATTGTTTTTAAGTTAGAAATTGATGATAATGATCAAGATGCAACACTTTATTTAGTTACAAATAATACAAAAGAAAGAATACTAAAATTTAAGAATAAACAACCAACAGAAGAGGAGAAAAAAAATAATGAATATACCTATACAACAGAAGTAGAATATTTTATACCTTAA
- a CDS encoding helix-turn-helix transcriptional regulator, whose translation MKKDFYLTRYALIIKKLESAPVTYSQMEDYLLNSFEFQDAGIKSYSIRTLQRDIREISNLFNLSIHNKKKGDNRYYIESRPMMEVDEYNQKLLESFQVSNALNNHPDFANFIFFESRKPTGVEHFYDLFFAIRNKRIVLFEHYNYKNKLMTSRKVHPLALKESKDRWYLIAIDTKDKALKSFGLDRINYLDITPQKFREKYKYNFREHFKNAFGVMNLTEQHPQKIVLKCSRHQGEYIRSFALHQSQKEIKETPTDIYFEFFLHPTYDFMQEILSYGKEVKVLEPISLVEDIKKHLQESLNSYLKD comes from the coding sequence ATGAAAAAAGATTTTTACCTCACAAGATATGCCCTAATCATTAAGAAATTAGAGAGCGCTCCGGTTACCTATTCGCAGATGGAGGACTACCTTCTCAACTCTTTCGAATTTCAGGATGCGGGAATCAAGAGCTACTCTATTCGTACTTTACAAAGGGATATTCGGGAGATTTCAAATCTTTTTAATCTTTCTATTCACAACAAAAAGAAAGGTGACAATCGGTATTATATTGAAAGTCGCCCAATGATGGAGGTAGATGAGTACAACCAAAAATTACTCGAATCATTTCAGGTAAGCAACGCCCTAAACAACCATCCCGATTTTGCTAATTTCATCTTTTTTGAAAGCAGAAAACCTACCGGAGTCGAACATTTTTATGACCTTTTCTTTGCCATTAGAAACAAAAGAATTGTTTTGTTTGAACATTACAATTATAAAAATAAACTGATGACTTCCCGAAAAGTTCATCCTTTGGCATTAAAAGAATCTAAAGACCGATGGTATCTCATTGCGATTGATACCAAAGACAAAGCGTTGAAATCTTTCGGTTTAGACCGAATCAATTATTTGGATATTACTCCGCAAAAATTTAGAGAAAAATATAAATATAACTTTAGAGAGCATTTCAAAAATGCTTTCGGAGTAATGAATTTAACCGAACAACATCCTCAAAAAATAGTCCTGAAATGCAGCCGTCACCAGGGAGAGTACATTCGAAGTTTTGCACTTCATCAGTCTCAAAAAGAAATTAAAGAAACCCCGACAGATATTTATTTTGAGTTTTTCCTCCACCCTACTTATGATTTTATGCAAGAAATTTTATCGTATGGAAAAGAGGTGAAAGTATTAGAACCTATAAGTCTAGTTGAAGACATTAAAAAACATTTACAAGAATCATTAAACAGTTATCTGAAAGACTAG